In Tenrec ecaudatus isolate mTenEca1 chromosome 5, mTenEca1.hap1, whole genome shotgun sequence, the following are encoded in one genomic region:
- the LOC142449293 gene encoding CCHC-type zinc finger nucleic acid binding protein-like, producing the protein MAAAGSPPPESPGQKVHEESPLCLEPSWRSVESQGHEIRNRARGGFSSDRDDQFVSSSLPDICYRCGESGHLAKDCDLQEDACYNCGRGGHIAKDCKEPKREREQCCYNCGKPGHLARDCDHADEQKCYSCGEFGHIQKDCTPGKCYRCGETGR; encoded by the exons ATGGCCGCGGCCGGGAGTCCGCCGCCCGAAAGCCCCGGCCAAAAAGTTCACGAGGAATCTCCGCTGTGCCTTGAA CCCTCCTGGAGGTCCGTGGAGTCCCAGGGTCATGAAATAAGAAACCGTGCCAGAGGGGGGTTTTCCTCAGATCGAGACGACCAGTTTGTTTCCTCGTCTCTCCCAGACATCTGTTATCGTTGCGGTGAGTCTGGTCATCTTGCCAAGGATTGTGATCTTCAGGAGGATG CCTGCTATAACTGCGGTAGAGGCGGTCACATTGCCAAGGACTGCAAGGAGcccaagagagagcgagagcagtGTTGCTACAACTGTGGCAAACCAGGCCACCTGGCTCGTGACTGTGACCATGCTGATGAGCAGAAGTGCTACTCTTGCGGAGAATTTGGACACATTCAAAAAGACTGCACCCCAGGGAAGTGCTACAGGTGTGGCGAAACTGGTCGGTAG